The Candida orthopsilosis Co 90-125, chromosome 7 draft sequence genome has a window encoding:
- a CDS encoding Irc25 protein (S. cerevisiae homolog IRC25 has role in proteasome assembly, chaperone-mediated protein complex assembly, nuclear-transcribed mRNA catabolic process, non-stop decay and localizes to intracellular), which translates to MSEITQDSNGFSKSFAITHAGEEFFLHLIQFQNKQILNISINGILDTTFKIPTSTKTSINYESMMDLAENDDEDEFSPGERGLPEPQMIIGDYSNMKISIVASQVGKLMSLNSPREIILSIGSKWFGKGDQVCDDDFEKLTFILENVKRLL; encoded by the coding sequence ATGTCAGAAATAACACAGGACAGTAATGGGTTCAGCAAATCATTTGCAATCACACATGCTGGTGAAGAGTTTTTTTTACACTtaatacaatttcaaaataaacagATTTTGAACATTTCCATTAATGGAATCCTAGATAcaactttcaaaatacCAACATCTACAAAGacatcaatcaattatGAGTCTATGATGGACTTAGCcgaaaatgatgatgaagatgagttTTCTCCTGGAGAGCGAGGACTCCCTGAACCACAAATGATAATAGGAGATTATTCTAATATGAAAATTTCTATTGTGGCTAGTCAGGTTGGCAAACTTATGTCATTGAATTCGCCCCGAGAAATCATACTATCTATAGGCTCTAAATGGTTCGGAAAAGGTGACCAAGtttgtgatgatgattttgaaaaattaacTTTCATACTAGAAAATGTAAAGAGATTGCTCTAA
- a CDS encoding Rib3 3,4-Dihydroxy-2-butanone 4-phosphate synthase: MINMTQVFTPIEDALAAFKKGEFLVVMDDEDRENEGDLIMSAELITQEQMAFLVRHSSGYVCVPLSTERADKLDLRPMIQHQTDRHGTAYTVTCDYAEGTTTGISAHDRALTARSLANKDSKPDDFIKPGHIVPLRAVPGLLNKRRGHTEAAVQLCELTGLQPAAVICELVRDEDGLMMRLDDCVKFSQEYNIKIININQLVDYISK; the protein is encoded by the coding sequence ATGATCAATATGACGCAAGTTTTCACTCCAATAGAAGATGCCCTTGCCGCTTTCAAAAAAGGTGAGTTTCTAGTTGTAatggatgatgaagatcGAGAAAATGAAGGTGATTTAATCATGTCCGCCGAACTAATAACTCAAGAACAAATGGCTTTCTTAGTCCGTCATTCATCAGGGTATGTTTGTGTACCGTTATCAACTGAAAGAGCAGATAAGTTGGATTTACGCCCCATgattcaacaccaaactGATAGACATGGAACTGCATACACTGTTACTTGCGATTATGCCGAGGGCACGACTACTGGTATTTCTGCTCATGATCGTGCTCTTACTGCTAGGTCACTCGCTAATAAGGACTCCAAGCCTGATGATTTTATAAAACCGGGTCACATTGTTCCATTGAGAGCAGTTCCTGgtttgttgaacaagagaAGAGGTCACACCGAAGCTGCTGTCCAATTATGCGAATTGACTGGATTACAGCCAGCCGCCGTTATTTGTGAATTGGTAagagatgaagatggattAATGATGAGACTTGATGATTGTGTCAAGTTTAGTCAAGAATataatatcaaaatcatcaatatcaatcaattggtcGATTACATTAGTAAATAA